The genomic window AATATTGATTGGTGATTGTTTTGCCAAAGACAGACACCATTACCATTAACAACCGCCGTTAACTTACCATCATCTGAAAGGGCTGTGGTTGCTATCGCTGATTTACTGTAACTGCTTTTGCTAACCGCTGCAGAATTATAGACGTCTTGTTGACTACAGGCTGATGCAAATAAAGACAGCATCAGTAATATCAATATTTTCATTGTCTAATCATTTTATTTCATCTGTATGTACAACTACTATCGCACATCTTTAAGAAAAAGCGGATAATTTTTGTTCGCTGGCGATCAAGGGTATATGGCAACATTAGCAATCATTAAGATATGGCCATAATAATTGGCAGACCACAGACTCACTGTCATTTCGACAAACAAAGTTATATTAGTAACCCGTCATCTATCGGAAAATAATCATCCGCCGCGTTAATTAATGAATTAGCGGTTAAAGCGGATACACCATAAACATGTGTGGTTACTCCATAACGCTCTTTAACTTTACGAAGTAGTAAATCAAAGTCGCCATCGCCAGATAATAATATAACGGTATCAACATCGCAGGCACTTTCCATGACATCAATGGTAATACCGACGTCCCAGTCACCTTTGGCAGAGCCATCTCGACGTTGAATAAAAGGCTTAAGCTTTACCTCAAAGCCAATATGTTTTAACGCTTTTTGAAATTTATGTTGGGCATCATCACTGCGTTGAATGGCATAGGCATTGGCGATAACAATATCGCCTTGCTCACTAATTTGTTGCCAAAACTTTCGGTAGTTAAACTGCCTTTGAAAGCTATCACGGGTGGTATAGTAAATATTTTGTACATCTACAAATATAGCTATTTTGTTCAGTTGGCTTGTCATTTATTACTCGATGATAAAAGAAGGATGTTGGTGATGGCCACCATTACCAAAAACCATAGGCAACATGCTACAATAAAGCTACTATTAAAAACATGTCTAAAAGTATAATAATTCAGAGAAAACTCGATGTCAGCCATACGTTCATTATTCTATTTCTTATTACGTTTCCCGATAAAATTGCTTGTTCGCAGTAAGATTGTTCCTGACAACTATTTAGAGTCAGAAGAAGTAAAACTTGAACAGCCACAGTTTTATGTTATTCGTCATCAATCTGCCAGTGATCTACTTGCCCTACGAAAAGCCTGTAAAACCTTAAAATTACCCGATCCACTAAGCCTGGTAACCATTAATGGGCAAAGTTTTTCACGTTTATTGTGCTTAGAAAAACCTACACCGCTGTTTCGTTGGCGAAAAGCAGGTCATACCGAAGCGATTACCCAAGGCTTCGAATTATTAAAGCAGCACAGCATCGACGAAAAGTTAGATGCTCAGCTAATACCTGCTCATGTTATTTGGGGTAGAACACCAACCAAAGAACATAATAATGCCAATATTGGTACTGTTTTAGCGGATCAAGAATCACCTTCGTGGTTACGAAAATTTTTTATTGTATTATTTTTAGGGCGTAATTCTATTGTCCGATTTAGTGAAGCGATTTCTTTTCGTTTTATGGCAGACAAGCATGGTACAACGCAAGCAAGTGCACAAAAGTTAATGCGTATTGCTCGTTTTCACTTTTACCGCCAAACGATTGCAGTAACGGGCCCAAGGTTAATGCACCGTCAACAAATGTTTGCGACACTGCTTGCTAATCCATCGATAAAACGCTTAATCAGCGACGAAGCCAAAAGCAAAGCAATTAGTGAAGAGCAAGTGAAAAAGCAAGCCCTTGCCATCATGGATGAAATTGCCGGTGATTACCGTGACTCTATGGTTCGTTTAGGCGCGCGTATTTTAACTTGGCTGTGGAGTCGCTTATACAGCGGTATAAACATCAATAATGCAAAAGTGCTGCGCGATCTCGCTCAAGAAGGCCATGAAATTATTTATGTGCCTTGTCACCGAAGCCACATGGACTATTTACTACTTACCTATGTCATTTTCCAAGAAGGCTTAGTGACTCCTAGAATAGCCGCTGGTATTAATTTAAATTTTTGGCCAGCAGGCCCTATCTTCCGCAAAGCCGGGGCGTTTTTTATTCGTCGTAGCTTTAAAGGCAATCGCTTATATTCCACCATCTTTCGCGAGTATTTAGGCTTATTATTTGAACGTGGCTACTCGGTAAAATATTATTCTGAAGGCGGACGCAGTAGAACTGGCCGTTTACTACCCCCTAAAACGGGTATGCTTGCCATGACGATACAAAGCTTGCTTCGTGGCATTGACCGTCCGCTAACCTTAGTGCCGGTTTATTTAGGTTACGAGCATGTCATGGAAGTCGGCACTTACCATAAAGAATTAAGTGGTAGCCAGAAGAAAAATGAATCTATCTTTGGTGTTATTAAAGCGATTAAAAATTTACGAAATTATGGAAAAGGTTACGTGAATTTTGGTGAACCTATCAATATTAACCAGTTCTTAAATAAACAGGTCCCTAACTGGAAAGACGATATCGACCCTATTGATCCACAAAAGCCAACATGGTTAACACCAAGTGTTAATATTCTGGCTGATCAAGTAATGACACATATCAATCAAAGCGCCGCCATTAACGGTACAGCTTTAGTCGCACTTATTCTGCATGCTTGTAATAATAAAGCACTCGCTAAAACAGAATTAATAAGCCAGCTTGATTTATTTTTAAACTTACAGCGCAATGCGCCTTATAGTCAGCAATTGACCATCCCCAGTGAAGATGGCCAGCAACTGCTTGAAGAGGTTATCTCTCTTAATAAAGTCACGGTTAATCAAGACAGTTACGGCGACATTATTTCATTATCTGAAACCGCCATTTTAGAAATGCGTTATTACCGTAATAATATTTTACATAGCTATATATTACCTGCGCTCATTTGCCGGATATTGGAACGCCATAGCAAAATAGATATCGACACTTTATTAGAACAGGTGCAACGGATCATCAGTTTAGTGAAAATTGATTTATTTTTATGGCAAAGCGAAAGTGATGTTGTGGAACAAACAGAGCAAATAATAAAATTTTTAATGGCCGAAGGTCTTATTCGAAAAAGTAAAAGTGGCTTTTTAAGCGTAGTAAATGACGTTGAACTGACCAGTAATATTCGCTTAATCGGCGAATGTATTAATGAAACCGTACAACGTTTTACCATTATCTGTTCATTAACACATCGTTTATCACCCATTAGTAAAAATGACCTTGAAGACAAAGTTGTTGCTATTGCTAAGCGCTTATCGGTATTAAATGATATTAATGCTCCTGAGTTTATTGATAAAAAAGCCCAGGGAATTTTAATTAAAGCCATGATTGAGCAAGGCTATATTAATAAAGATGAAAACGACCAGCTCGTTGACAGCAGTACTTTAGGGTTGTTGAAGTCGTCGGTCACTCAGCTGATAGATATTGAAGTTTTACAGAGTATTATTCGTTAACTCTTGCGCGAATAAAACGAGCTATATCGTCATCCTGAACGATTATCAGGATGACGCACCACAAGCATAATGTTGGACCTCATGATTATACGGAGCCGTAGTGACTAGAGGTACTCTATTGATATGCCAATAAAAATCACTAAACCTACAAAATGATTATTCAAAAAAGCTTGAAAGCATTTATCACGCTCTCTATTGACAATTAAAATTTGTTGATAACAAAAAAATCCGGCTGCAACCACAATACTCAGTTGATAAGGCCAACCAAAAGCAAGCATTTCACCCACACTCATTAACAAAGCTAGTGTGGCCAGTTGAAGAAATAGAATAATACGTTTGTCAT from Colwellia sp. PAMC 20917 includes these protein-coding regions:
- a CDS encoding NYN domain-containing protein, which codes for MNKIAIFVDVQNIYYTTRDSFQRQFNYRKFWQQISEQGDIVIANAYAIQRSDDAQHKFQKALKHIGFEVKLKPFIQRRDGSAKGDWDVGITIDVMESACDVDTVILLSGDGDFDLLLRKVKERYGVTTHVYGVSALTANSLINAADDYFPIDDGLLI
- the plsB gene encoding glycerol-3-phosphate 1-O-acyltransferase PlsB, translating into MSAIRSLFYFLLRFPIKLLVRSKIVPDNYLESEEVKLEQPQFYVIRHQSASDLLALRKACKTLKLPDPLSLVTINGQSFSRLLCLEKPTPLFRWRKAGHTEAITQGFELLKQHSIDEKLDAQLIPAHVIWGRTPTKEHNNANIGTVLADQESPSWLRKFFIVLFLGRNSIVRFSEAISFRFMADKHGTTQASAQKLMRIARFHFYRQTIAVTGPRLMHRQQMFATLLANPSIKRLISDEAKSKAISEEQVKKQALAIMDEIAGDYRDSMVRLGARILTWLWSRLYSGININNAKVLRDLAQEGHEIIYVPCHRSHMDYLLLTYVIFQEGLVTPRIAAGINLNFWPAGPIFRKAGAFFIRRSFKGNRLYSTIFREYLGLLFERGYSVKYYSEGGRSRTGRLLPPKTGMLAMTIQSLLRGIDRPLTLVPVYLGYEHVMEVGTYHKELSGSQKKNESIFGVIKAIKNLRNYGKGYVNFGEPININQFLNKQVPNWKDDIDPIDPQKPTWLTPSVNILADQVMTHINQSAAINGTALVALILHACNNKALAKTELISQLDLFLNLQRNAPYSQQLTIPSEDGQQLLEEVISLNKVTVNQDSYGDIISLSETAILEMRYYRNNILHSYILPALICRILERHSKIDIDTLLEQVQRIISLVKIDLFLWQSESDVVEQTEQIIKFLMAEGLIRKSKSGFLSVVNDVELTSNIRLIGECINETVQRFTIICSLTHRLSPISKNDLEDKVVAIAKRLSVLNDINAPEFIDKKAQGILIKAMIEQGYINKDENDQLVDSSTLGLLKSSVTQLIDIEVLQSIIR